TCCTCAATGTCTACTAAAACCTTACCGCCATCCAAGCGAGTTGTGACTCGCAGACGACCTGGGTCTTTCATGGCCTGACAGGCATTGTTAATCAGATTAAACACCACCTGTTGAAGCAAGTGAGAGTCCACGGACACAGTAATATTCAGCGTCTGCAAATCCACTTCAAGGCGATGGGTGCGCAGTGCCGATTTCAACATCGGTAAAGTACGCTCAATCACCTCATCCACACTGATAAACTCAGAAGGTTGGTCTTCGCCCTTAGAAAAATCCAACAAATTCTTAATAATTCTTTGTGATCTTGCAGTTGCCTTTTCAATCTCGATCAAATCAGAATGAAGGTTTCCGTCTTGAGGGGCTTCTTGTAACAGAACCTGAGCTAATGCTCTAAGCCCGGTTAATGGATTATTAAGCTCATGGGCAATATTCCCCGCAAGCATACCGATGGCGCCCATCTTTTCACTTTGCAACATGCGCAAGTAAAGTTCACGGCTTTGGGTGATATCCACATATTGATTCACCACATTTGTAGGACGAACACCTTCATCCAAAAGTAACGGATACGACTGCACCTGGTACACGCGCCCGTCGACTTGAATTTGTCCTGCGGCAGGTTTTCCTTCTTTCAATGCTTGGGGCACGGGGCAACCTTCGCATTGAGCTTTTTTATGGGCAAAACTTTGATAGCACTTTTCGTGAATGAACTTATCGTTAAACTTACGGTTGGCTCTAACCACATTGTATTCAAGGTCAACGATCGCAATGGGGTCGCGCATATTATCGAAGGTTTTTTCCCAGCGATAAGAAAAGCTTGAAAGCTGATTTTCCAATAGTACACGGTCCAAAGCCATGCTTAACGGGCGCATGCGATCTGAAATGAAATCAACGAACGGGCCCATTTCTTTATCAGTCAGTGAGTTTTCAATACACAAGATGGCTTCAGCTTGGCCACCCACGAAGTGACTGGTTAAGCGAAGTTCTAGTGGTAAAACGTAAGCTTTAATAAACGGTCTTCCGAAATGATTTGCAAAATGTCTGATCAACTCAGAATTGGGAATTTGTGCTGCTTTAGGAAATTCGAAATGAGTCAGGGATTCACTTTGGGTAAAGTGGCCTAGCTGAAAACTAATGAAAAAAGTTTTATCCCCGGCAAGACGATAAACTAAGACCGGATCCCCCATTTTGTGGAATTTGCGAAGTTCTTTTCTTAATATTCCCAGGATGTCTTCAAACGATGTTTGGGTTGCTAGATCTTTGATGAAACGAAGAAGCTGGCGTTCACGGTTCAGCTTTTCACTTTCTTCATTATGGGACAATTCAATATATTTCGTGCGCTCTTCAACCAAACCTTCTAGGGAATGGGTTAACGCCTCCAATTCCTTATTCTGGTGGGAAGACTCTTTTAACAGCAAAGAACGTGACAAAAACATCGAGTGGCGCTGCAAGGCGCTTTCCAATTGCTCCCAGATTTCTTTTTCAGATAAGGGCCAGCGCATGAAGCGATAGATTTGAGCGCGATTGATGCCCTCGCGCACTTCTTGTTCTAACAGATTTTCGGCAATGAGCAGTCTCGGCGCCATAGGCTGATACATTCTCGCTTCGACGAGGAACTCTAAGGCATCTTCCGTGTTCTGGACTAAGATCGAGGAAAACTTTTGGATTTTTAAAAGAGGCAAGGCCTCTTCAACCGAGGCCCTGAAAATAATCTGCACTTCTTTTTTCTGAAACGGAAAAAAATGCGGAAGTCTAATTGGCGATACGTTTCCCACCCATAGAATTGGATCTAGTTTGGTTGGTATCGATAGAATTAGGTCCGGTGTATTCCCCATTAAGTGACTTCTCCAACATCCGCAAATGATCTAACCACATCTGCAGAACATTGTTCAAATCATACTCTAGGACGTCGGCTAAAAGAACAAAATCCTTATTTTCTAAAGCTTGAAGTGCCTCAGTCACAGTTCTTTTGCTTTCTTCTTCGGCTTTAAACCAATCAACTGGACTAGTGACCAAGAATTGGTCCCCCATTGTGCTCTTAATCATCACTGTACTGTCAATCAGATACTCACAATTGGATACCAGTTCGTGAATTGATTTTAAAAGACCCGTGAACCCTTGGGTGCGCATTCTCTGCGCCAGGTTTTCGGTGTTTTGAATCAATTCTGGCAATGCTTCGATCCATCCTTTAAGGACAATCGAAGTAAGGTCACGGCTGTTTTCCGTAAGATATTCCAACGTTTCAATTTGCTCTAAGGTTACTGTCGCAAATTTCGCTTCTTCGGCTTCAGCGATCTCAAGACCGTTGACGATATAACGGCATACGACTTGGTTTGTAGATCTTAAGTCAGACTCGATGTCGCTAAAGACCTTTCCAAGCTCGATATTGCCTTGATAGAAATTTCTTAAATCATCACCTGATACTTTAAAGCGTTCCATTGTCTACCTCTTCATCAATGGCCTCTTGAGGAATGTAGACATGAATATGGCGAGCCATCTTCTCATGAACACTCAAAGCTGCGGTACAAATCTCCTCTAGGGTGCCAGGACCGATACGGATTTTTTCCGCTTGGTACCAGCTAATTAGAGGACCCAGCTCAGGGACCGATTGGCTAATAGTTTGTATAACTTCTTCTGCGCGATCTAATAAGGGACCTACGAACTCTAAACCTTTGGTTGGAATTAACCGGATCTGTTCCATGGCGAAGCTATTGATATCATTCAATTGCATAGCGCCTTTGATGATTTCTATACGTTCTGCCACTGGGTAACTTCCACCAAGATATAAAGCTTCGGTTAACTGCCAGCGGAATTTTTCTGCCGGCGTTTCTGGTTTGTCGTAACTGACCATGCCACTTGTGCGAGTGATAAGTTCAGGGGCAACGTTACCTTCTAATAGCAAGGCAAGGACTTCACCCAAGCGTTCTGGCACCAGGGTTCCTTCGTTATCACTACGATAGATAAATCCCAAAGTCGCTTTGGGACCTGTTTCCCAAAAGTTCACTTCACCGATACTGACGTTCAAAGTCGGCGTATCTGTTAAGGAAGCCATGTGAATCGGGGCGCTGTCGCAGCCAATAAGCAAATCTGCTTTTTGAATGATGGAAAATAAATCGGAGATCTTAGTTTTACCCGCAAGATTCAAGAAAGTCAGATTTGGAACGGACCTTTGAATTTCGTCAGCTAAATTCCATTCGGAAGCGGCACCTATTAAAACGATCGGCAATGACGAATATCTCTTAGCGAAATAATTTAAAGTCTGCGCCCAGGTTGCCGGAGATAGTGATTTTTGTTTTTCACTCGCGCCTACATGCAAAACTAGGTATTGCTCTGGCAAATTTAAAGATGTCGCCATGGCTTCTGGTGGTGCCCAGTCAGATTCAACAAACTGCACGTCAATCATGGATGCAAGTACGTCTGCAACATGCACGCGGTTTGCTTTACCAATTCCTACCTGCGCATAAAAATAAGCACTGATTTCATCAGGCAAACACAATGTTCCATCTTTATAGCGGGAATAACCGCTCACTTTAGTAAATAAAGAACTTAATGAATGAGTTAAGTAACTTGAAGCCGGAGAGAACGTGAAATTGATGATCCAATCAAAGTTTTGCGCTTTAACTTCATCAATAAAGTTCCCAAGAAGTTGAAGGGATTC
This is a stretch of genomic DNA from Bdellovibrio reynosensis. It encodes these proteins:
- a CDS encoding ATP-binding protein, with protein sequence MAPRLLIAENLLEQEVREGINRAQIYRFMRWPLSEKEIWEQLESALQRHSMFLSRSLLLKESSHQNKELEALTHSLEGLVEERTKYIELSHNEESEKLNRERQLLRFIKDLATQTSFEDILGILRKELRKFHKMGDPVLVYRLAGDKTFFISFQLGHFTQSESLTHFEFPKAAQIPNSELIRHFANHFGRPFIKAYVLPLELRLTSHFVGGQAEAILCIENSLTDKEMGPFVDFISDRMRPLSMALDRVLLENQLSSFSYRWEKTFDNMRDPIAIVDLEYNVVRANRKFNDKFIHEKCYQSFAHKKAQCEGCPVPQALKEGKPAAGQIQVDGRVYQVQSYPLLLDEGVRPTNVVNQYVDITQSRELYLRMLQSEKMGAIGMLAGNIAHELNNPLTGLRALAQVLLQEAPQDGNLHSDLIEIEKATARSQRIIKNLLDFSKGEDQPSEFISVDEVIERTLPMLKSALRTHRLEVDLQTLNITVSVDSHLLQQVVFNLINNACQAMKDPGRLRVTTRLDGGKVLVDIEDTGPGIPADIQRRIFEPFFTTKKEGHGTGLGLSMSKSIIEKFGGTIQFRNVEPHGTCFTIVLPHKSPESA
- a CDS encoding glycosyltransferase family 9 protein — its product is MKILVIQLARLGDIYMTWPALRALRRSYPAAEIHFLSRPRFEGAVEGLSAIDRHWTLPTSNILAPLVQEEANVTESLQLLGNFIDEVKAQNFDWIINFTFSPASSYLTHSLSSLFTKVSGYSRYKDGTLCLPDEISAYFYAQVGIGKANRVHVADVLASMIDVQFVESDWAPPEAMATSLNLPEQYLVLHVGASEKQKSLSPATWAQTLNYFAKRYSSLPIVLIGAASEWNLADEIQRSVPNLTFLNLAGKTKISDLFSIIQKADLLIGCDSAPIHMASLTDTPTLNVSIGEVNFWETGPKATLGFIYRSDNEGTLVPERLGEVLALLLEGNVAPELITRTSGMVSYDKPETPAEKFRWQLTEALYLGGSYPVAERIEIIKGAMQLNDINSFAMEQIRLIPTKGLEFVGPLLDRAEEVIQTISQSVPELGPLISWYQAEKIRIGPGTLEEICTAALSVHEKMARHIHVYIPQEAIDEEVDNGTL